A single window of Vigna unguiculata cultivar IT97K-499-35 chromosome 1, ASM411807v1, whole genome shotgun sequence DNA harbors:
- the LOC114177530 gene encoding nitrate regulatory gene2 protein-like isoform X3, giving the protein MKIGCVNSKTEKDGALRLCKERKMLIKVAIDSRHAFAAAHLSYIQSLRNIGVALRRYAEAEMLLESSLSISDHTPSLSTYPSPSPSESPLNNESHHHVSYMKTGGSEAVNVMIDPHAENLWVDEAIESDASWDFFDAADSAKSSEFTVHASHYKDEEETGSFLENDYCNLPVECCRQKGDGEMRKLESSTNVGVVGRSSSKNSKNVAVNTEREDPSEFISHRAKDFLSSVKVIKHRFVRASESGREVSRLLEANKIKVGYSEPKVGKSPATIFLATFMFACFSENAIPAISQEPAQKIISWKRTESSQSASMRNPLVKTSETYMDDSGSDFVEEPCMISGSHSCTLERLYAWERKLYDEVKAGEFIRKKFDRKCDQLRHQFAKDESSRVIDKTRSIVKDLHSQIIVAIYSADLISKRIEMIRDEELFPQLLEFTQGAG; this is encoded by the exons ATGAAAATAGGTTGTGTGAACTCCAAAACTGAAAAAGATGGAGCCTTGCGTCTTTGCAAGGAACGAAAGATGTTGATCAAGGTGGCTATTGATTCCAGACATGCTTTTGCTGCAGCACACTTATCTTACATTCAATCTCTTCGAAACATTGGCGTTGCTCTTCGTCGATACGCTGAGGCAGAGATGCTGTTAGAGTCATCCCTTTCGATTTCAGATCACACACCATCTCTATCTACTTACCCTTCTCCATCTCCATCAGAGTCGCCATTGAACAATGAGAGTCACCATCACGTGAGTTACATGAAGACAGGTGGCAGTGAAGCTGTAAATGTCATGATCGATCCCCACGCTGAAAACCTTTGGGTCGATGAAGCCATTGAGAGTGATGCCTCTTGGGATTTCTTTGATGCTGCTGATAGTGCTAAGAGTTCTGAGTTTACGGTGCATGCTAGTCACTACAAGGATGAAGAAGAAACTGGTTCGTTCTTGGAAAATGACTATTGCAATTTGCCTGTGGAATGTTGTAGACAAAAGGGTGATGGAGAAATGAGGAAGTTAGAGTCATCGACTAATGTTGGTGTTGTTGGAAGGTCGAGCTCAAAGAACAGTAAGAATGTAGCTGTGAACACTGAGAGGGAAGATCCTTCTGAGTTCATCAGTCACAGGGCTAAAGATTTTCTTTCTAGCGTGAAGGTTATAAAGCATCGGTTTGTTCGAGCTTCTGAATCTGGTAGGGAGGTCTCGAGGCTATTGGAGGCAAACAAAATAAAGGTTGGATATTCTGAGCCAAAAG TAGGGAAGTCGCCTGCCACGATTTTTCTGGCGACTTTTATGTTTGCTTGCTTCAGTGAAAATGCTATACCTGCTATTTCCCAAG AACCTGCACAAAAGATTATTAGTTGGAAGCGGACAGAATCTTCTCAATCAGCCTCGATGAGAAACCCTTTAGTTAAAACATCAGAGACATATATGGATGATAGTGGAAGTGACTTTGTTGAAGAACCCTGCATGATTTCTGGAAGCCATTCATGCACCCTTGAAAGATTGTATGCATGGGAGAGAAAACTTTATGATGAAGTAAAG GCAGGTGAATTCATAAGGAAGAAGTTTGATCGAAAATGTGATCAACTAAGGCATCAATTTGCAAAAGATGAAAGCAGCAGAGTGATTGACAAAACACGATCCATTGTGAAGGATCTGCATTCTCAGATAATAGTAGCTATTTATTCTGCAGATTTAATATCTAAACGAATTGAGATGATAAGAGATGAAGAATTGTTCCCACAACTTCTGGAATTTACTCAAGG TGCAGGTTGA